The sequence CACCAGTGCGATCAGCAGCCAGAAGCCCCACTCGTGCAGCGCATGCGACAGGTCTGCAAGACGCTCATCCGGCGCGCTGAGCTTGGGCATCTCCACCAGTCCGAACAGGCGGAACGGCCGCAGTCCGCTGGCCGAGTCGTACAGCCAGCCGGACAGTGGCATCGCCAGGACCAGGGCATACAGCAGCCCATGGGTGAGGCTGGCGGTTCGCTGCTGCCAGCCCGGGGTGCCGGGTACTGCCGGCGGCGCACCGGCGTACAGACGCCAGCCCAGTCGGACCACGACCAGCGCCAGCACGGTGATGCCCAGCGACTTGTGCGCGGTGTACACCCAGAAATACTTGGGCACGCGCGGCAGCTCGCCCATCACCAGGCCGACGACGCCCAGCAGCAGGACCAGCGCGGCCACCAGCCAGTGAAGGCCCTGGCTGATGGCACCCCAGCGTTCGCGGTTCTTCAGGCTCATGGCCGGGTTTCCTGCTCGATCACGGGGACTGCATCATCTTCGCTGGCGGGGGCAGCGGGCCCGTCATCCAGGACGGCATTGCGGTCGCGTACCGCCTCGGCCTCGATGCGCAGCTCCACGGTGTCGCCAATCACCGACTTCCACGCGTCGATGCCGAAATCGCTACGGCGGAGGGTGGCGGTGGCGCTGAAGCCGGCGGTGCGCCGGAACGGCGGCATCGGATGCCTTTTGTGTGCATTGAGCACCACGTCCAGCACCACTTCGCGCGACACGCCGCGCAGGGTCAGCAGGCCGGTGACGCGGGCACGCCGTGCGTCCACCGGCTCGACGTGGGTGGAAACGAAGCGGGCCTGCGGGAAGCGCTCGCCATCGAGCAGGTTGCGCGCCAGCGTGGCCTGGTTCCATCTGGCATCGCCCAGGTCCAACCGATCCACCGGGATCGTGACCTCCAGCGTGGCCTGCGCCCAGTCCTCGGGATCGAATACCAGTACGCCCTCGCTGCCGCTGATCGTGCCCAGCGCCTGCGAGAAGCCGGCATGCTCGACGGCAAACAGGATGCGGGTGTGTACCGGGTCCAGCGCATAGCGCTCCGGCGCGGCGCAGGCCAGGACCGGGAGCAGCCACAGGGCGGCGGAAAGCAACGATCGGCGCACGGGGTCTCTCCGAAAAAGCAGTGGCTGATTCTAGACGCACTGTGCATGGACATCGCTGCGGGGCTAAGGGGATCAATGTCCTGCGGACAGCCAGCCGCGGGCCATGGCATCCTTCCGCCCACGGCGGCCGACCAACCGGCCGCTTCCGGATGCGTCGCTGCCCAGCGCGGTGCCATCCCCCGCCGGGGAGCAGGCGGGTTTCCGAGGGAGATGCAGCAGCGATGACGTGGGGATGGAGACGTGCCGGCACTGGATTGCTGGGCCTGCTGTTGCTGTGGCTGCCCGTGCAGGCGGCCGCGGCAGGACTGACCGAGACTCCGCGGATGCGTCGCTTCGGCGCGGCCGAAGGGTTGCCCTCGCGCATGGTGCTGGCCCTGGCCGAAGACCGGAAGGGCTACCTGTGGGCCGCCACCGACGACGGCCTGGCGCGCTATGACGGCGTGAGCCTGCGTGTGTGGCGGCACGATCCCGCTGATCCGGCCTCGCTGCCGAGCAATACGCTGGAAACCCTGCTGGTGGACCCCCTCGATCGCGTATGGGTCGGCAGCAATGGTGGCGGGCTGAGCATGCTGGGCAGTGACCGCAACGGTTTCCGCCATTTCCCTGCGCTGGGCCAGGCCTGCACTGAACAGGTCTGGGCGCTGGCCTACACCCAACAGGCACTGTGGGTGGGCAGCAGTGGCAGCGGACTGTGCCTGCTGCACGAGGACGGGCGCGTCGAGCGCCATGTGACCGATGAGGCCGATCCGCATGCGCTGCCCAGCGACACCATCTATTCGTTGCTGGTGGATGCGCAGCAGCGCTTGTGGATCGGAACTGCTGCCGGTCTCGTGCGCTGGGACGGACAGCGCTTCGAGCGTATTGCCGCCGACACGCTGGGCGATGCCAACGTGCTGCGACTCAGCCACGGGCAGGACGGCGGGGTCTGGGCCGGCACCGTGGAAGGGCTGTACCGCGTCGATGCACAGGGGCGCGCGCAGCCGGCGCCGTGGCCACAGGCGGCACAGGCCCGTGCCGGCATGGTGCTGGCTGACCGCCACGGCGGTTACTGGATGGGCACGGCCGATGGCCTGCTCCGCGGAGATGGCCGCCGCCTGGACCTGCTGGAAGGCGATCGCGGCAGCGGCTTCCTCACCGCGCGCAGTGGCGTGCTCGACCTGCTGCAGGACCACGAAGGCGGCGTGTGGGTGGCCCTGCTGACCCAGGGCCTGGCCTATCTGCCTCCGGACTGGCGGCGTTTTTCCACCTGGTACCAGCTCGACGGACAGCCGCTGGAAAGCCTGTACCTGCTCAACGCCAGCGCCGACGGCGACGGCTTCCTGGTCGCCGGCGCGCATGGCGTCTACCGCCTCGACGGTGCCGGCAGGCTGTCGCAGCTGGCCGGCGAACCGCAGGTCGGCAAGAGCGCGGTGTGGTCGGCGGTAAGGCGGAGCGACGGCGGGCTGTGGCTGGGCCGGGCCGGGCGCCTGGACGTGCTTCCGCCTGCCGGTCCGCTGCAGTCGATCGAGCTGGGCGTGGGCAGCGACCCGCAACGCCGCGTGGACCTGCTGCGCCCGCAGCGCGACGGCAGCGTCTGGCTGTCGGTGATCAACTATGGCCTGCAGCACCGCGCCGCCGATGGTCGCCTGTTGCAGGACATTCCCTTCGGGCCGTCGCACGACCTGCCCGAGACCCTGGTCGAACAGCTGCACGTCGATGCCGACGGCGGGCTGTGGGTGGCCGGTGCGGTCGGCCTGCTGCACGCCCGCGACGGGCGTTTCAGCGCGGTGCCCGGCGTGGGCCGGGCAATGGTCTACGACGTGCTGTTCGCCGATGACGGCGCGATGTGGCTGGCCCGGCATGGCGCGCTGGAGCATTACCGGCGCGGCGATGGCGGCTGGAAGCTCGTGGAACGGGTGGGCCCGGAGCAGGGCATGCCCGCGGTGGCCATCGGTGGCCTGGTCCGTGGCCGCAGCGGCCAGCTGTGGGCGACCACGCCGCGCGGCCTGGTGTCCTGGGATCCGCGCACCCGCATGCTGCGCCTGCATGGCGAACGCGATGGCCTGCCGGACGTGGAGTTCACCCTGCGTCCGCCGGCGCTCAATGGCGCTGGCCGTGCGCTGGCGGTCTCGGCCACCGGCCTGGTCGCGTTCGATCCCGATGCCGCGGCGCTGGCATTGCCGGCTTCGCAACTGGTGATCGACGGGCTGCACGTGCGCCGCGACGATGCCGAGCAGGAGCAGGCGATCCCGTTGCCGGGACTGGTCAGCCTTGGCCCGGACGACCGCGACCTGCGCATCACCGCACGCCTGTTGTCCTACGCCGATCCGCAACGCAACCGCTACCGCTTCCGTGTCGGCGGCTATGACCAGAACTGGGTGGAGCAGGGCCACGAGGGCGAGCGCACGCTGTCGCGGCTGCCGGCCGGCCGCTACCAGGTGGAGGTGCAGGGCGCGGTGGGCGATGGCCCGTGGTCACCGGCGCGGCGTTTCGAACTGGAAGTACTGCCACCGTGGTGGCGCAGCCATGCCGCGCTGGCCTGCGCCGGCCTCGTGCTGCTGCTGGCGGCGTGGGCCGCGCTGCGCAGCTACCGGATGCGCCTGCGGCGGCGCAGCGAATGGCAGATGGCCCTGCACAAGCAGCAGGTCGCCGAGCAGGCCTCGCAGGCCAAGACCCATTTCCTGGCCACGCTTGGCCACGAGGTGCGCACGCCGATGACCGGCGTGCTGGGCATGAGCGAACTGCTGCTGGCCACGCCGCTGGACGAGCTGCAGCGCAACTACGCCGGCGCGATCCAGCAGGCCGGTACCCACCTGCTGCGGCTGGTCAACGATGCGCTGGACCTGGCCCGCATCGAGGCCGGCAGGCTGGAGCTGGAACAGCGCGACTTCGACCTGGACCACCTGCTGCGTGAGGTGGTAGGGCTGATGATGCCACTGGCCCGCCGTCGCGGCCTGCGCTTCGTGCAGGAAATCGAGCTGCCCGCACCGATCACCGTGCGCGGCGATGTCACCCGCATCCGCCAGGTGCTGATGAACCTGCTCGGCAACGCGATCAAGTTCACCGAGCGCGGCCACGTCGGCCTGGCCGTGCAGCTGCTCGAAGAGGGCAGTGGCCTGCAGTTCCGGGTCAGCGATACCGGACCGGGCATCAACGCCCAGCAGCAGGCACGGCTGTTCCAGCGCTTCGAACAGGCCGAGGGGCCGCGCACCGCCTCGCGTTACGGCGGCAGCGGCCTGGGCCTGGCGATCTGCCAGGAGCTGGCCGTGGCGATGGGCGGGCACATCGCCATCGACAGCCAGCCCGGGACCGGCGCGGTGTTCACCGTCAGCCTGCCGCTGCCCTGGTCGGTAGGCAGCGGCGCGGTGGGTGCGCGCGCGGCGGAGACGCCGGACGTGGCGCGGCCGTTGCGGGTGCTGCTGGTCGAGGACGATCCGACCGTGGCCGAGGTGATGCTGGGCCTGCTGCGGGCACGCGGCCACCACGTGGTGCATGCCGCGCACGGACTGGCGGCCCTGTCCGAAGTGGCCGCCGGCGCGTTCGATGTCGGCCTGCTCGACCTGGACCTGCCGGCGCTGGACGGTCTTGCGCTGGCCGCACAGCTGCGTGGGCTGGGCTATGACTTCCCGCTGGTGGCGGTCACCGCACGCTCGGATGCCCATGCCGAACAGCAGGTGCGCTCGGCCGGCTTCAGTGGTTTCCTGCGCAAACCGGTGACCGGTGACATGCTCGCCTCGGCAATCGCGGCCGCCCTTGCTGCCGTGCCGTCCGACGAGGTCCTGCCATGACCGCGATGCGCCTGTTGCTGCTGTGCCTGGCACTGCTGCTGGTGCCGGCGCTGGCGCGTGCGCAGGTGCCGGCCACGCCGCAGCCACGCCAGGTGACCGTGGCCGACGGGCTGCCGTCCAACAGCATCAACGGCTTTGCCGAGGACCACTTCGGCTACCTGTGGCTGGCCAGCCGCGATGGCCTGGCCCGCTTCGACGGCCGCAGTTTCCGGGTCTGGCGCATGGAGGACGGGCTGCGCGACAACCTGATCTGGAGCGTGCACGTCGATGCGCGCAACCAGCTGTGGGTCGGCACCCAGTCGGCCGGACTGGTGATGCTGTCCTCGGACCGTCGCCACTTCCGCTTCTACGACCGCAGCGCCTTCCCGCAGATCGGCAGCAACACGGTGTGGGCCATCACCTCCACCCCCGATGGCAGCATCTGGTTCGGTACTTCGGCCGGTGGTCTGCACCGGCTCGGGCCCGATGGCCAGATCCGCCGCTTCATGCCCGAGCCGGGCAACCCGCGCAGCCTGCCCTCGGCCGCGGTCGGGTTCCTGCAGGTGACCCCGGATGGCGCCTTGTGGGTCGGCACCAAGGACGGCCTGGCGCGCTGGACCGGCGGCGGCTTCGAGCGCGTGCCCGACGAACAGCTGCCGATGTCCAAGATCAACGGCCTCTCGCTCGATGCCGACGGCAACCTGTGGGTGGCCACGGTCCGCGGCGCGGTGATGCGCCATGCCGATGGCAGCTTCCGCGCGCCGGAGTGGCGCGGCATCCCGCCGGAGAAGGTGCTCAACGTGCTGGTGCACGGCCGTGACGGCGTGTTCTGGCTGGATACCCGCGATGGGCTTGGCCGGGGCAGGGATGGCCGGGTGGACAACGTGCCGCTGTACAGCGCGGTCGCGCGCGGCCTGGTCAAGCCCAACTGGTCCACCGGCTACGAGGACAGCGAGGGCGGGCTGTGGTTTGCCAGCAGCAATGCCGGGCTGTGGCACCTGCCTGCGAACTGGCGACAGTTCTCGGTGCTGACCCGGCGCGTGGACGCGCCCGATTCGCTGCGCAACGGCTACGCGCTGGCGATCGCTCCGGCCACCGATGGCGGCTTGTGGGTGACCGGCACCGGCGGCGCGCTGGACAAGCTGGACCCGGCCACCGGCCGGGTGGAGCAGCACCTCAGGCCGGTGGATGGCAACAAGTGGGTACTGGCGGTGGCCGAGGACCATGCCGGAAGGGTATGGCTGGGCACGGTTGATGGCCTGGTCCGTTACGACCCGCGCGATGGCGCCACGCGGCGCTGGTCACTTGATGCCAGCGCGGAGGCGGCGATGGCGGGGGAGGCCGAGATCATCCGCGCCTGTGCCGGCGGCCAGGTGTGGATCTATTCGGAAACCGGGGGTATGCAGCTGCGCGATGGCGATGGCCGGGTGCTGCGCCACCTGGCGCCGGGCACCAGCGGGCTGGAGGTCGGCCTGGCGGTGGAGGACATGCTGTGCGGGCCGGAGGAGCAGCCGTGGCTGGCCACCAGTGCCGGCCTGCGCAGTTGGGATCCGGCCAGCGGGCGCTTCATGCCGGTCCCCGGTTCGCCGGCGCGGCACCTGTACACCTTCGCCATTACCGACGCCCAAGTGGTGTGGCTGGTCGGCATGGGCCAGATGGAGCAGCACCTGTGGGACGGGCAGCGGCTGCGCCTGCTGGACCGCATCGGCATCGAGCGCGACCTGCCGGCGCTGGCTGCCAGCGGCCTGGTGGTCGATACGGCGGGCGTGGCCTGGGCCAGCAGCTCGCGTGGCCTGATCCGCATCGATCCGGCCAGCAAGGCGGTGCGCCGCTATGGCGTGCATGACGGCCTGCCCAGCCAGGAGTTCGGCCGCCGCACCCTGGTGCAGTCGCGCGACGGCCAGATCGCCGGTGGCACGCCCGACGGCCTGGTGCTGTTCGACCCGACGCAGGTGCGTCCATCCACGCGGCAGGCGCCGCTGGCGATCGAGCGTGTGGAGGTGCGTCGTGGCGAGGAGGTTTTGGACCTGACCAACGTCACCCCGATGGAACTGGACGATGGCGACCGCGACCTGCACATCGTCGCGCGCCTGCTGTCCTTCACCGATTCCAGCGCCAACACCTACCGCTTCCGGCTGTCCGGATATGACCCGGACTGGGTGGACGTGGGCGCGACCGGCGAGCGCGTGTTCTCGCGGCTGCCGCCGGGGCGCCATGCACTGGAGATCCAGGCGCGCACCGCCGATCACGTGTGGTCGCCGGTGCAGGTGCTGCGCTTCCGCGTGCTGCCGCCGTGGTGGCGAAGCGCAGGCGGCATCGCCGGCTTCATCGTGGCCGGGCTGCTGCTGGCGTGGCTGCTGGCCCATCTGTACCAGCGCCGCGTGCGCCGCCGTGCCGCCCTGCAGCTGGCGCTGCACAAGCAGGAGCTCGCCGAGCAGGCCTCGTTGGCCAAGACCCGCTTCCTGGCCACGCTCGGCCACGAGGTGCGCACGCCGATGACCGGCGTGCTGGGCATGAGCGAACTGCTGCTGGCCACGCCGCTGGACGAGCGCCAGCGTGGTTTCGCCGAATCAATCCGCCGCGCCGGCGAACACCTGCTGCGGCTGGTCAACGACGCGCTGGACCTGGCCCGCATCGAGGCCGGGCGACTGGAGCTGGAACAGCAGCCGTTCGACGTGCAGCAGCTGATCGGCGAGGTCCATGGACTGATGGCGCCGCTGGCCCAGCAGCGCGGGCTGCGCTTCCTGCTGGACAACCAGCTGCCGCCGCGGATCAGTGCCAGCGGCGATCCGATGCGGGTGCGGCAGATCCTGCTCAACCTGCTCGGCAACGCGATCAAGTTCACCGCCCGCGGCAGCGTGTCGTTGCAGGTGCAGGCGCTGCCCGGCAACACCGGCCTGCGCTTTGACATCATCGATACTGGCCCGGGCATCAGCCGCGAACAGCAGAAGCGCCTGTTCCAGCGTTTCGAGCAGGGCGAGGGCGCACGCACCACGGCGCGGTACGGCGGCAGCGGGCTTGGCCTGGCGATCTGCCAGGAACTGGCCGGTGCGATGGGCGGGCGCATCAGCATCGAGAGCGCGCTTGGCCGCGGCAGCCACTTCACCGTTGAACTGCCGCTGCCGTGGGTGGAATCGCAACGGCGTGCCGATGGCGCCGCCGACGGACCGCTGTCGCCGTTGCCACCGCTGCGCATCCTGCTGGTCGAGGACGACCCGACCATTGCCGCGGTGATCAGTGGCCTGCTGGGTGAGCGCGGCCATGAGGTCGTGCATGCCGCGCACGGTCTGGCTGCACTGGCCGAGGCCGCCGGTTCGCAGTTCGACATCGGCCTGCTGGACCTGGATCTGCCTGGCCTTGATGGCCTGGCCCTGGCCCGGCTACTGCGGGTGATGGGCTACGACATGCCGCTGATCGCGGTCACCGCGCGCTCGGACGCCAACGCCGAACCGCATGCCCGCGAGGCCGGCTTCGATGGCTTCCTGCGCAAGCCGGTCACCGGCGAAATGCTGGTCCAGGCGATGACGCGGGTGCTGATGCCGCACCTGGGCGCGCCGGGGCCGGGTTCCGAGCCGGCGCCAGGCGGGTAACGATCGGCGACACGCGCATCACTCCGCCACTTCCTCCACCTGCCGCGGCTCGGGCCGGGTGTCGGCCAGCTGCCAGAACACCAGCGTCGAAGTCAGGGTGATGCCGCCGACGCTGAGGAAGGTGGCGCGCAGCGCGGCCAGGGCGTCCTGGCCCACGGGGAGGTGCTGGCCGAACGCGGCCAGCAGGCTGCCGGCCGTCGCCGCGCCGAAGCCGGCGGCCAGCATCATCACCATCGACAGCAGGCTGTTGCCGGCGCTGTCCTGGGTGCGGTCCAGGTCGCGCAGGGTCACGGTGTTCATCACGGTGAACTGCAGCGAGTTCACCGCGCCGAACAGCGCCATCTGCACGATGCGCCAGCCCAGCGGCTGCTGTGCGGTGATCAGGGTGAAGCTGGCCATCGCCAGGCCGACCAGCACGGTGTTGACCATCAGGATCCGGCGGTAGCCAAAGCGCTGCACCAGTGCCACGGCGCCGCGCTTGGAGGCCATGCCGGCCAGCGCCACCGGGATCATCATCATGCCGGCGTGCAGCGGGCTCATGCCCAGGCCGACCTGGAACAGCAGCGGGATCAGCATCGGCATCGCCCCGCTGCCGATGCGCGAGAAAAGGTTGCCGAGGATGCCGATGCGGAAGCTGGCCACCTTGAACAGCGCCAGCGGGAACAGCGGTGCCGGATGGTTGGCCGCATGCAGCCAGTAACCGGCCAGCGCCGCCAGCCCGCCTACCGCCAGCAGGATCACCAGCGCCCGCGGCGAGCCCAGTGCGGACATGCCATCCAGTGCCAGCGACAGCGCAAGCATGCCGAAGGCCAGCATCAGGTAGCCGGCCAGGTCAAAGCGGGTGCGCTGCAGGGCGCGGTGGTCGGGCATGACCCGTGTGGCCACGATCCAGCCGACCACGCCGATTGGCAGGTTGATCAGGAATACCCAGTGCCAGGAGGCGATCTCCACCAGCCAGCCGCCCAGCGTGGGACCGAGCAGCGGTCCGATCAGCGCCGGGATCGCGATGAAGCTCATCGCCCGCAGGAACTGGTCGCGCGGCACCGATCGCATCACCGCCAGCCGCCCGACCGGCAGCAGCATCGCCCCGCCGACACCCTGCAGCACGCGCGCGGCCACCAGCTGCGGCAGTTGCTGGGCCAGCGCGCAGGCCAGCGAGCCGACGGTGAACAGGATGATCGCGACCAGGAAGATACGGCGGGTGCCGAAGCGGTCGGCAATCCAGCCCGAGGCGGGAATGAAGGTCGCCACCGCCAGCGCATAGCTGAAGACCACCGACTGCATCTGCAGCGGGCTCTCGCCCAGGCTGCGGGCCATCGCCGGCAGCGCCGTATTGACGATGGTCGAGTCCAGCATCTGCATGAAGATCGCCAGCGCGACCAGCCACAGCAGCGGGCGGATGCTCAGGTACTGGCGGGGATCAGGCGTGGTGGCAGGCATGGCGGGCACGACGGTGGCGTGACCGCATTATCGTCACGGCCCCGTGCGCGTCGTGTCGGGGCTGCCGACGGAGAGCTGCCTGCGGCAGCGCAGGGCGCGGCCAGGTTGCTCAGCGGCGGCTGAGCTCATGCACGGCCTGCACCAGCACCGCGACGTTTTCCGGGTTCATGTCCGGCGACATGCCGTGGCCGAGGTTGAATACATGGCCCTCGCGCGAGCCGTTATTGCCGTCGCGGTAGGCATCCAGCACGCGGCCGACCTCGCGACGGATGGCCTCCGGCGCGCCGTACAGGGTGGTCGGGTCGAGGTTGCCCTGCAGCGCGACGCGGCCGGCGGCCACACGCGCGGCGGTATCCAGGCCGGTGGTCCAGTCCACGCCCACGCCATCGGTCCCGGTGGCGGCCAGCTCGTCCACGTACTGGCCGGTGCCCTTGCCGAACAGGATCAGCGGGGTACGCTCGTCGCCCTCACCGCGCTCGAGTTCGGCGGCAATGCGCTGCAGGTAGCGCAGCGAGAACTCGCGGTACATCACCGGCGACAGCACGCCGCCCCAGGTGTCGAACACCTGCAGCGCCTGCGCACCGGCGGCGCGCTGCGCGGCCAGGTAGGCGATCACCGCATCGGTGGTCACTTCCAGCAGGCGGTGCAGGGCGGCCGGCTCGTTCAGCGCCATTGCCTTGATCCGGGCGAAGTCCTTGCTGCCGCCGCCTTCGACCATGTAGCAGGCCAGCGTCCACGGGCTGCCGGAGAAGCCGATCAGCGGCACCTTGCCGTCCAGTTCGCGACGGATCAGCCGCACCGCATCGGTGACGTAGCCCAGCTCGCTCTCCATGTCCGGCACCGCAAGTCTTGCGATGTCGGCAGTGCTGCGCACCGGGTTATGGAACTTCGGGCCTTCGCCTTCGACGAAGTACAGGCCCAGGCCCATTGCATCGGGCACGGTGAGGATGTCGGAGAACAGGATCGCCGCATCCAGGTCAAAGCGCTCCAGCGGCTGCAGGGTGACCTCGCAGGCGATCTCCGGGTTCTTGGCCATGCCCAGGAAGCTGCCGGCACGGGCGCGGGTGGCGCGGTATTCCGGCAGGTAGCGGCCGGCCTGGCGCATCAGCCAGACCGGCGTGCAGTCCACGGGCTCGCGGCGCAGGGCGCGCAGGAAACGGTCGTTGCGGAGGGGGCTGGACACGATGGGTTCCTCGGGAGCGACGCGGCCAGGCCGCGCCGTGAATACGTTTCTGACGGCGCCGTCAGCGCGGCTGCTCGCCATGGGTGAACATGACCTGGAAGCCGCGCTTGAGCTGCTGGTCGCGTGCCTTCTCGAAGGCGTCGGTGGCCTCGTTGCGCTGCAGGTACAGTTCGCGGCGAAGCTGGATGCGCCCGCCGACCTGGCCGCTCTCGCGCAGCAGCTCCCAGCCGCCGAGCAGGTCCGGCTGCAGGGTCAGCTGCACATAACGTGGGTTTTCATTGCCGCTGGGCGGCTGTTGCAGGAAGACGCGCATGGGCCGGATTGTAGCCGGTGCGGGCGTTTGCGCGGGGTGGGGGCCGCGCTCAGCCCTCGCCCAGTACGGCCAGCACCGCCGCCTCGTCCACGTCGCTGACCATCTCGGCGCGGCCGATGCCACGCCACAGCACCAGGCGCAGGCGCCCGGCGATGTTCTTCTTGTCCAGGCGCATGTGCGCGAGCAGGGCCTCGGGCTCCAGCCCGGCCGGGATCGCGGTCGGCAGGCCGAAGTCCTGCAGCAGGCCGCGCAGGGCTTCGGTGTCTTCGGCTGGGGCCATGCCAAGCTGGGCCGACAGCCGCGCGGCCAGCACCATGCCCACCGCCACGGCCTCGCCATGGTTGAGGTTGTCGCTGCCGGGGGCGCCGTAACCCTGGGCGGTCTCGATGGCATGGCCGAAGGTGTGGCCGAGGTTGAGCAGGGCGCGTTCGCCCTTTTCCAGGGGGTCGCGCTCGACGATGCGCGCCTTGTGTTCGCAACTGCGGGCGATGGCTTGGGCCAGCGCCACGCTGTCGCCGGCCAGCAGGGCCGCGCGCTGTTGCTGCAGCCACTGGAAGAAGTCCGGATCGCCCAGCGCGCCGTACTTGATCACCTCGGCCAGTCCGGC is a genomic window of Stenotrophomonas sp. Marseille-Q4652 containing:
- a CDS encoding WGR domain-containing protein, with translation MRVFLQQPPSGNENPRYVQLTLQPDLLGGWELLRESGQVGGRIQLRRELYLQRNEATDAFEKARDQQLKRGFQVMFTHGEQPR
- a CDS encoding ATP-binding protein, with protein sequence MTAMRLLLLCLALLLVPALARAQVPATPQPRQVTVADGLPSNSINGFAEDHFGYLWLASRDGLARFDGRSFRVWRMEDGLRDNLIWSVHVDARNQLWVGTQSAGLVMLSSDRRHFRFYDRSAFPQIGSNTVWAITSTPDGSIWFGTSAGGLHRLGPDGQIRRFMPEPGNPRSLPSAAVGFLQVTPDGALWVGTKDGLARWTGGGFERVPDEQLPMSKINGLSLDADGNLWVATVRGAVMRHADGSFRAPEWRGIPPEKVLNVLVHGRDGVFWLDTRDGLGRGRDGRVDNVPLYSAVARGLVKPNWSTGYEDSEGGLWFASSNAGLWHLPANWRQFSVLTRRVDAPDSLRNGYALAIAPATDGGLWVTGTGGALDKLDPATGRVEQHLRPVDGNKWVLAVAEDHAGRVWLGTVDGLVRYDPRDGATRRWSLDASAEAAMAGEAEIIRACAGGQVWIYSETGGMQLRDGDGRVLRHLAPGTSGLEVGLAVEDMLCGPEEQPWLATSAGLRSWDPASGRFMPVPGSPARHLYTFAITDAQVVWLVGMGQMEQHLWDGQRLRLLDRIGIERDLPALAASGLVVDTAGVAWASSSRGLIRIDPASKAVRRYGVHDGLPSQEFGRRTLVQSRDGQIAGGTPDGLVLFDPTQVRPSTRQAPLAIERVEVRRGEEVLDLTNVTPMELDDGDRDLHIVARLLSFTDSSANTYRFRLSGYDPDWVDVGATGERVFSRLPPGRHALEIQARTADHVWSPVQVLRFRVLPPWWRSAGGIAGFIVAGLLLAWLLAHLYQRRVRRRAALQLALHKQELAEQASLAKTRFLATLGHEVRTPMTGVLGMSELLLATPLDERQRGFAESIRRAGEHLLRLVNDALDLARIEAGRLELEQQPFDVQQLIGEVHGLMAPLAQQRGLRFLLDNQLPPRISASGDPMRVRQILLNLLGNAIKFTARGSVSLQVQALPGNTGLRFDIIDTGPGISREQQKRLFQRFEQGEGARTTARYGGSGLGLAICQELAGAMGGRISIESALGRGSHFTVELPLPWVESQRRADGAADGPLSPLPPLRILLVEDDPTIAAVISGLLGERGHEVVHAAHGLAALAEAAGSQFDIGLLDLDLPGLDGLALARLLRVMGYDMPLIAVTARSDANAEPHAREAGFDGFLRKPVTGEMLVQAMTRVLMPHLGAPGPGSEPAPGG
- a CDS encoding cytochrome b, with the protein product MSLKNRERWGAISQGLHWLVAALVLLLGVVGLVMGELPRVPKYFWVYTAHKSLGITVLALVVVRLGWRLYAGAPPAVPGTPGWQQRTASLTHGLLYALVLAMPLSGWLYDSASGLRPFRLFGLVEMPKLSAPDERLADLSHALHEWGFWLLIALVLLHAGAALYHHLHLRDATLARMLPHGWLSSPNKDLR
- the mdtD gene encoding multidrug transporter subunit MdtD; translation: MPATTPDPRQYLSIRPLLWLVALAIFMQMLDSTIVNTALPAMARSLGESPLQMQSVVFSYALAVATFIPASGWIADRFGTRRIFLVAIILFTVGSLACALAQQLPQLVAARVLQGVGGAMLLPVGRLAVMRSVPRDQFLRAMSFIAIPALIGPLLGPTLGGWLVEIASWHWVFLINLPIGVVGWIVATRVMPDHRALQRTRFDLAGYLMLAFGMLALSLALDGMSALGSPRALVILLAVGGLAALAGYWLHAANHPAPLFPLALFKVASFRIGILGNLFSRIGSGAMPMLIPLLFQVGLGMSPLHAGMMMIPVALAGMASKRGAVALVQRFGYRRILMVNTVLVGLAMASFTLITAQQPLGWRIVQMALFGAVNSLQFTVMNTVTLRDLDRTQDSAGNSLLSMVMMLAAGFGAATAGSLLAAFGQHLPVGQDALAALRATFLSVGGITLTSTLVFWQLADTRPEPRQVEEVAE
- a CDS encoding ATP-binding protein, translated to MTWGWRRAGTGLLGLLLLWLPVQAAAAGLTETPRMRRFGAAEGLPSRMVLALAEDRKGYLWAATDDGLARYDGVSLRVWRHDPADPASLPSNTLETLLVDPLDRVWVGSNGGGLSMLGSDRNGFRHFPALGQACTEQVWALAYTQQALWVGSSGSGLCLLHEDGRVERHVTDEADPHALPSDTIYSLLVDAQQRLWIGTAAGLVRWDGQRFERIAADTLGDANVLRLSHGQDGGVWAGTVEGLYRVDAQGRAQPAPWPQAAQARAGMVLADRHGGYWMGTADGLLRGDGRRLDLLEGDRGSGFLTARSGVLDLLQDHEGGVWVALLTQGLAYLPPDWRRFSTWYQLDGQPLESLYLLNASADGDGFLVAGAHGVYRLDGAGRLSQLAGEPQVGKSAVWSAVRRSDGGLWLGRAGRLDVLPPAGPLQSIELGVGSDPQRRVDLLRPQRDGSVWLSVINYGLQHRAADGRLLQDIPFGPSHDLPETLVEQLHVDADGGLWVAGAVGLLHARDGRFSAVPGVGRAMVYDVLFADDGAMWLARHGALEHYRRGDGGWKLVERVGPEQGMPAVAIGGLVRGRSGQLWATTPRGLVSWDPRTRMLRLHGERDGLPDVEFTLRPPALNGAGRALAVSATGLVAFDPDAAALALPASQLVIDGLHVRRDDAEQEQAIPLPGLVSLGPDDRDLRITARLLSYADPQRNRYRFRVGGYDQNWVEQGHEGERTLSRLPAGRYQVEVQGAVGDGPWSPARRFELEVLPPWWRSHAALACAGLVLLLAAWAALRSYRMRLRRRSEWQMALHKQQVAEQASQAKTHFLATLGHEVRTPMTGVLGMSELLLATPLDELQRNYAGAIQQAGTHLLRLVNDALDLARIEAGRLELEQRDFDLDHLLREVVGLMMPLARRRGLRFVQEIELPAPITVRGDVTRIRQVLMNLLGNAIKFTERGHVGLAVQLLEEGSGLQFRVSDTGPGINAQQQARLFQRFEQAEGPRTASRYGGSGLGLAICQELAVAMGGHIAIDSQPGTGAVFTVSLPLPWSVGSGAVGARAAETPDVARPLRVLLVEDDPTVAEVMLGLLRARGHHVVHAAHGLAALSEVAAGAFDVGLLDLDLPALDGLALAAQLRGLGYDFPLVAVTARSDAHAEQQVRSAGFSGFLRKPVTGDMLASAIAAALAAVPSDEVLP
- the hemE gene encoding uroporphyrinogen decarboxylase codes for the protein MSSPLRNDRFLRALRREPVDCTPVWLMRQAGRYLPEYRATRARAGSFLGMAKNPEIACEVTLQPLERFDLDAAILFSDILTVPDAMGLGLYFVEGEGPKFHNPVRSTADIARLAVPDMESELGYVTDAVRLIRRELDGKVPLIGFSGSPWTLACYMVEGGGSKDFARIKAMALNEPAALHRLLEVTTDAVIAYLAAQRAAGAQALQVFDTWGGVLSPVMYREFSLRYLQRIAAELERGEGDERTPLILFGKGTGQYVDELAATGTDGVGVDWTTGLDTAARVAAGRVALQGNLDPTTLYGAPEAIRREVGRVLDAYRDGNNGSREGHVFNLGHGMSPDMNPENVAVLVQAVHELSRR